One window of Brevinematales bacterium genomic DNA carries:
- a CDS encoding MinD/ParA family protein produces the protein MASSVLLGPDQAEGLRKMMGDYPQSQTKIIAVTSGKGGVGKSNFAVNLGITLANMKDPHNPDTPKKKVLVMDADLGLANVNVLLGIIPKFNLLHVLRGQKKLSDIIIKTDLGIDIIGGASGFSQLANLSDDDKRHFIEDMKDISYADYLIIDTSAGISSNVISFVLAAHETVVITTPEPTSITDAYGIIKSIVVESEIPNIKLVINRVRSATEGSKVSKKIIEIASQFLNVKIENIGYIYDDPLVSDSVRRQIPFVVMAPKSNIALCVNHIARRIMNIEVSEEHSGFKKFFSAMFGGH, from the coding sequence ATGGCATCATCAGTATTATTAGGGCCGGATCAGGCCGAAGGACTACGGAAAATGATGGGGGATTACCCCCAGTCGCAAACAAAAATTATCGCGGTGACGTCCGGTAAGGGCGGAGTGGGCAAGAGCAACTTCGCGGTCAACCTCGGCATCACGCTCGCCAATATGAAAGACCCCCATAACCCCGACACCCCCAAGAAGAAGGTGCTGGTTATGGACGCCGACCTCGGCCTCGCGAACGTCAACGTGCTCCTCGGCATCATCCCGAAATTCAACCTCCTGCACGTCCTGCGCGGCCAGAAGAAGCTGTCCGACATCATTATCAAAACCGACCTCGGTATCGATATCATAGGCGGCGCGTCCGGCTTCAGCCAGCTCGCCAACCTCAGCGACGACGACAAGCGTCACTTTATCGAGGATATGAAGGATATCAGTTACGCGGATTACCTGATTATCGATACGTCGGCGGGTATCTCGTCCAACGTCATCTCGTTCGTCCTCGCGGCGCACGAGACGGTGGTGATCACTACCCCGGAACCCACGTCGATCACGGACGCCTACGGCATTATCAAGTCGATCGTGGTGGAGTCGGAGATCCCGAACATCAAGCTCGTCATCAACCGCGTCCGCAGCGCGACCGAAGGGTCGAAGGTATCGAAGAAGATTATCGAGATCGCGAGCCAGTTCCTGAACGTCAAGATCGAGAATATCGGGTATATCTACGACGACCCGCTTGTGAGCGACTCCGTGCGGCGGCAAATCCCGTTCGTGGTGATGGCGCCGAAGTCGAATATCGCGCTCTGCGTGAACCATATCGCGCGGCGGATCATGAATATCGAGGTATCCGAGGAGCATTCGGGCTTCAAGAAATTTTTCTCCGCGATGTTCGGCGGTCACTGA
- a CDS encoding DUF4111 domain-containing protein, with the protein MKNQPTLFDDVNKTVSMLLFQSKDILRDHFIAMYLHGSLATGDFNPETSDVDFVIITTSFLSDVTIQELRIMHKSLMNQFPVWGERLEGSFVSKDLLKQGTPPTEPRPYINQKSFNIAPYGYEWALEKHVLREKSIALTGIPASTFIAPVSLDEIRGAVINLLRYDWEPLLREPSRLHDSGYPEYTILTMCRCLYTIENNGIVSKKVAAEWVQNRFPEWKGLIGSVWNETAGIEKVQEYISYVISRTE; encoded by the coding sequence ATGAAAAATCAACCTACCCTGTTTGATGATGTGAATAAAACAGTCTCAATGCTATTATTTCAATCGAAGGATATCCTGCGCGATCATTTTATCGCTATGTATCTTCATGGATCACTGGCAACAGGTGATTTTAATCCAGAAACTAGTGATGTGGATTTTGTGATTATCACTACAAGTTTTTTATCAGACGTAACAATTCAGGAACTACGCATCATGCATAAATCTTTAATGAATCAGTTTCCCGTATGGGGAGAACGACTTGAAGGGTCTTTTGTGAGCAAAGACTTATTAAAGCAAGGTACACCTCCCACCGAGCCCCGGCCATACATCAATCAAAAATCTTTTAATATCGCACCCTATGGTTACGAATGGGCTCTTGAAAAGCATGTATTACGTGAAAAATCGATCGCTCTCACTGGAATACCCGCAAGCACATTTATCGCTCCGGTTTCATTAGATGAGATTCGAGGGGCGGTAATCAATCTACTTCGGTATGATTGGGAACCGTTACTTCGGGAACCGTCGCGCCTCCATGATTCGGGCTACCCCGAATACACGATACTGACCATGTGCCGATGCCTATACACCATTGAAAATAATGGTATTGTTTCGAAAAAAGTTGCCGCGGAATGGGTACAAAACAGATTCCCGGAGTGGAAAGGGTTGATCGGGAGTGTGTGGAATGAAACTGCCGGTATTGAAAAGGTACAGGAGTATATTTCCTACGTCATCAGCCGGACAGAATAA
- the groL gene encoding chaperonin GroEL (60 kDa chaperone family; promotes refolding of misfolded polypeptides especially under stressful conditions; forms two stacked rings of heptamers to form a barrel-shaped 14mer; ends can be capped by GroES; misfolded proteins enter the barrel where they are refolded when GroES binds) has product MAKDLVFSTKAHQKILSGVEKMANAVGATLGPRGRNVLIDKKFGAPTSTKDGVTVAKEIELEDKFENMGAQMLKEAATKTNDDSGDGTTTATVLANAIIKEGFRNVTAGSNPILIKRGIDKAVDAIVAEIKKMARPVDSSDDIMHVASISANNDPSIGKHISHAMDKVGKDGVITVEDSKSMDTFVEVVEGMQFDRGYLSPYMVTNAESMVAELEDVFILLYDKKIATVKELLPLLDKISQSGKPLMIIAEDVEGEALATLILNKLRGVLMAVAVKAPAFGDRRKAMLDDIAVLTGGTVITEDMGMTLEKDAVIANLGRAKKVIIGKENTTIIDGNGTEDARKERIKQIKAQIKETTSDYDREKLQERLAKLSDGVAVIKVGAATEVELKEKKARVEDALSATKAAVEEGIVPGGGVAYLKAQKILEKMKGANEEEQVGINIVLKALEAPLKLIAENAGIDGSVIVMKAKEAPVGQGYDALKNEWVDLMKTGIIDPAKVERTALQNAASIAGTLLTTEVMVADKPEDKSSSMPGGGMGGMGGMGGMGGMDMY; this is encoded by the coding sequence ATGGCTAAGGATCTGGTATTTTCAACTAAGGCCCATCAGAAGATTCTTTCGGGTGTGGAAAAGATGGCGAACGCCGTCGGCGCGACCTTAGGACCCCGTGGAAGAAATGTCTTAATTGATAAAAAATTCGGGGCACCTACGAGTACGAAGGACGGTGTGACTGTGGCAAAGGAAATCGAACTTGAGGATAAGTTCGAGAATATGGGCGCACAGATGCTGAAAGAAGCGGCGACCAAAACCAACGACGATTCCGGCGACGGTACCACGACCGCCACGGTTCTCGCGAACGCGATTATTAAGGAAGGATTCAGAAATGTTACCGCAGGCAGTAACCCTATCCTGATTAAGCGCGGTATCGATAAGGCCGTCGACGCCATTGTCGCCGAGATCAAGAAGATGGCCCGCCCTGTGGACAGCAGCGACGATATTATGCATGTTGCGTCCATATCCGCGAACAACGATCCTTCTATCGGGAAGCATATCTCTCACGCGATGGACAAAGTCGGTAAAGACGGCGTCATCACGGTCGAGGATTCCAAATCGATGGATACGTTCGTAGAAGTGGTCGAGGGTATGCAGTTCGACCGCGGCTATCTTTCGCCCTACATGGTTACCAACGCCGAAAGCATGGTTGCCGAGCTTGAAGATGTGTTTATCCTTTTATACGATAAAAAGATCGCGACCGTGAAGGAACTTCTGCCGTTATTGGACAAAATTTCCCAGAGCGGCAAACCCCTCATGATTATCGCCGAGGATGTCGAGGGCGAAGCTCTCGCTACCCTCATACTCAATAAACTTCGCGGCGTGCTGATGGCTGTCGCGGTTAAGGCGCCGGCGTTCGGCGACCGCAGAAAGGCGATGCTCGACGATATCGCGGTATTGACCGGCGGTACGGTGATCACCGAGGATATGGGTATGACCCTCGAGAAAGACGCGGTAATCGCTAATCTCGGCCGCGCCAAGAAAGTGATCATCGGTAAGGAAAATACGACTATTATCGACGGTAACGGTACCGAAGATGCCCGCAAAGAGCGTATCAAACAGATCAAGGCGCAGATCAAGGAAACCACCTCCGATTACGACCGTGAGAAGCTCCAGGAGCGTCTCGCGAAGCTGTCCGACGGAGTGGCCGTTATCAAAGTCGGCGCCGCGACCGAAGTCGAACTGAAAGAGAAGAAAGCCCGCGTCGAAGACGCGTTATCCGCGACCAAAGCGGCTGTCGAAGAAGGGATTGTCCCCGGCGGCGGCGTAGCGTACCTCAAGGCTCAGAAAATTCTCGAGAAAATGAAGGGCGCGAACGAAGAAGAACAGGTCGGTATCAATATCGTGCTGAAAGCGCTCGAAGCGCCTCTCAAGCTGATTGCTGAAAACGCCGGTATCGACGGTTCGGTAATCGTGATGAAGGCGAAAGAAGCGCCTGTTGGACAGGGATACGACGCTCTCAAGAACGAATGGGTCGACCTGATGAAGACAGGTATCATCGATCCCGCAAAGGTCGAACGTACCGCGTTGCAGAACGCCGCGAGTATCGCGGGAACCCTGCTGACCACCGAAGTGATGGTCGCCGATAAGCCCGAGGATAAATCTTCCTCGATGCCCGGCGGCGGAATGGGTGGTATGGGCGGAATGGGTGGCATGGGCGGAATGGACATGTACTAG
- a CDS encoding 1-acyl-sn-glycerol-3-phosphate acyltransferase, translated as MKVLFFIKNVIATLFTYTFGYVFTLIFCLLALLFALFKLTGAVNVVFRMWAFSLFFITGMFVTVRGKENLEKGKGYIFLINHSSFFDIPGMMLIIPGIKWIGREKLVKIPVFGRMLLNTGYIPLNMNSVKSIRDTLAAALERGKESSAIGVFPEGSRSLDGRIGSFKRGFIYLLRNCDLDVVPITLNGFFSFKPKYRFYIDTAIPLEAIIHPPLSNAALREKTDEEIVSLTKSIIESEYKISIRAVKL; from the coding sequence ATGAAAGTTCTCTTCTTCATTAAAAACGTTATTGCGACCCTGTTCACCTACACCTTTGGGTACGTTTTTACCCTGATTTTTTGCCTGCTCGCGCTCCTGTTCGCGCTTTTTAAATTAACCGGCGCGGTGAACGTCGTATTCCGCATGTGGGCATTTTCCCTGTTTTTTATTACCGGGATGTTCGTTACCGTGAGGGGAAAAGAAAATCTCGAAAAGGGCAAGGGCTATATCTTCCTGATCAATCATTCAAGCTTTTTCGATATTCCCGGGATGATGCTGATCATACCGGGCATCAAGTGGATCGGCCGCGAGAAGCTGGTAAAAATTCCCGTTTTCGGCCGGATGCTACTCAATACGGGCTATATCCCGCTGAATATGAACAGCGTGAAGAGTATCCGCGACACCCTCGCGGCCGCGCTGGAACGCGGGAAGGAATCGTCTGCTATCGGCGTATTTCCCGAGGGAAGCCGTTCTCTCGACGGGCGTATCGGGTCGTTCAAACGCGGCTTTATCTATCTTCTGCGGAACTGCGATTTGGACGTAGTCCCTATCACGCTGAACGGGTTTTTCAGCTTTAAGCCGAAGTACCGGTTTTATATCGATACCGCTATCCCCCTCGAGGCGATTATCCATCCGCCCCTATCGAATGCTGCTCTGAGGGAAAAGACCGACGAAGAAATAGTATCCCTGACAAAAAGTATCATCGAATCGGAGTACAAAATATCGATAAGAGCGGTAAAACTATGA
- a CDS encoding diacylglycerol kinase family lipid kinase, translating to MKKERICIVNPIAGNGFSESQVPILKTMLEKHKIPSKIVYTEKKGHATELAADFIKKGYKHILAMGGDGTFSEVAQALIGHPDVIFGPISAGTGNDFIQILGFSDHFTPEDWDTYFEENTIMMDAGNCNGHYFINGMGLGMDAQVAAENYRHEHRKPPSETAEVKKGGKKKYIWHIVKTLLFYREKIADIIYDGNNETRSIFLNSIGMGRRMAGSMYLTPRSFANDGLMDICMIRKLGIFGRLGALSRVQKQTHLDAPYVKYIQTAKISYEFNQEVPSHLDGELYFNKNFDIKVMPAAIKIIYNPKGKHFFKV from the coding sequence ATGAAAAAAGAACGGATATGTATCGTCAACCCGATCGCGGGAAACGGATTTTCTGAGAGCCAGGTACCCATTCTGAAAACAATGCTCGAAAAGCATAAAATCCCGTCGAAAATTGTATACACCGAAAAGAAAGGCCACGCTACCGAGTTAGCCGCCGACTTTATTAAAAAGGGATATAAGCATATCCTCGCGATGGGCGGCGACGGCACGTTCAGCGAGGTGGCGCAGGCGCTGATCGGGCATCCCGACGTCATATTCGGCCCTATTTCCGCCGGCACCGGCAACGATTTTATCCAAATCCTCGGCTTCTCGGATCATTTCACCCCCGAAGACTGGGACACCTACTTCGAAGAGAACACGATTATGATGGACGCGGGCAACTGTAACGGGCATTATTTCATCAACGGGATGGGGTTGGGGATGGACGCGCAGGTCGCCGCGGAGAATTACCGGCACGAGCACCGCAAGCCGCCCAGCGAAACCGCCGAGGTAAAAAAAGGCGGCAAGAAGAAATATATCTGGCATATCGTAAAAACCCTCCTGTTCTACCGTGAGAAAATCGCGGATATTATTTACGACGGGAATAACGAGACCCGTTCCATATTCCTGAACAGTATCGGGATGGGACGGCGTATGGCGGGGAGCATGTACCTGACGCCCCGCTCGTTCGCCAACGACGGACTGATGGATATCTGCATGATACGCAAACTCGGCATCTTCGGGCGTCTGGGGGCGCTTTCACGGGTACAGAAACAGACGCATCTGGACGCGCCGTATGTAAAATATATTCAGACGGCGAAGATTTCCTACGAGTTCAATCAGGAAGTGCCGTCTCATCTGGACGGCGAACTGTACTTCAATAAAAATTTCGACATCAAGGTGATGCCCGCTGCGATTAAGATTATTTATAATCCTAAGGGCAAGCACTTCTTCAAGGTATAA
- a CDS encoding B12-binding domain-containing radical SAM protein: MKVLMVYPASPVTFWSFKHALSFVGKKAAFPPLGLMTIAALLPAHYKVKLIDMNIAPLKEKDILDTDIVFISAMIIQKESFHEVVALCNRLGKKVAVGGPYPTTSPHLMTGVDYLILNEAELTLPKFIEDYENGAAQRIYTSDVKPDISLIPPPRYDIVDIDKYSTMMLQYSRGCPFNCEFCDIIELFGRVPRVKEPAQFVNELDVIYKTGFRGVVFIVDDNFIGNKRQVKKLLPEVIRFQEERGYPFEFNTEASVNLADDQELLDLMVKSGFSMVFLGLETPVEKSLLSMQKAQNTKSDLMTNVLKIQKAGIEVTGGFILGFDDDPDDIFDRQIDFIQQAGIPMAMVGLLTALPKTQLYKRLEAEGRIVNESSGNNTHDLKLNFIPVMDQDTLLEGYKRVIRTIYTPKNYFERCNTMMKNMGNYSRPAAKMAPGVILHNIKGLFSSFFRQLFSSYGFDYLKYMIHSLFGKMSLFVLAVSKAVMGYHLFKITNEIVKSDKFKLYLEERLYTLENRLDRMSDIHVEKPVIKLVIFHKDMMSKIRRNFIKLSKKTDAKLEHSLDAFTANVKVYLNEFVVLVREKARSLDLRDLKNNLEKIKPSILTKIDKIRKSYNKSSKLVREYFQDAYQRIEDQISILIAILDNQSAITVSADS, encoded by the coding sequence ATTAAGGTTTTAATGGTGTATCCCGCGTCTCCCGTGACATTCTGGAGCTTCAAGCACGCGCTTTCGTTTGTCGGGAAGAAGGCGGCTTTTCCGCCTCTGGGATTGATGACCATCGCGGCGTTATTGCCCGCTCATTACAAAGTTAAACTAATCGACATGAATATAGCTCCGCTGAAAGAAAAGGATATTCTTGATACGGATATCGTTTTCATATCCGCGATGATTATCCAAAAAGAATCGTTCCATGAAGTGGTCGCGCTCTGCAACCGCCTTGGTAAAAAGGTGGCGGTGGGCGGTCCCTATCCCACGACATCCCCCCATCTGATGACCGGCGTGGATTACCTTATCCTCAACGAAGCGGAACTCACGTTACCGAAGTTTATCGAGGATTACGAGAACGGCGCCGCTCAGAGGATCTATACCTCCGACGTCAAGCCCGACATTTCCCTTATCCCGCCGCCGCGTTACGATATTGTGGATATCGATAAGTATTCCACCATGATGCTCCAGTACTCGCGCGGATGCCCGTTCAACTGTGAATTCTGCGATATTATCGAATTATTCGGGCGCGTCCCGCGCGTGAAAGAGCCCGCGCAGTTCGTCAACGAACTGGATGTTATCTACAAAACCGGATTCAGGGGCGTAGTCTTTATCGTGGACGACAATTTTATCGGGAATAAGCGTCAGGTGAAGAAACTTCTCCCGGAAGTAATCAGGTTCCAGGAGGAACGGGGTTATCCGTTCGAGTTTAACACCGAGGCAAGCGTCAATCTCGCGGACGATCAGGAACTGCTCGACCTGATGGTAAAATCCGGGTTCAGCATGGTGTTCCTTGGCCTCGAGACGCCGGTTGAAAAATCCCTGCTCAGTATGCAGAAAGCGCAGAATACGAAATCCGACCTGATGACCAATGTACTCAAGATACAAAAAGCGGGTATCGAAGTCACCGGCGGATTTATCCTCGGTTTCGACGACGACCCCGACGATATATTCGACAGGCAGATCGATTTTATCCAGCAAGCCGGGATACCGATGGCGATGGTCGGGCTGCTGACCGCGCTCCCTAAAACTCAGCTTTATAAACGTCTCGAAGCGGAAGGCCGTATCGTGAACGAATCCTCCGGCAACAACACCCACGACCTCAAGCTGAACTTTATCCCCGTCATGGACCAGGACACTCTGCTCGAGGGATACAAGCGGGTGATCAGGACGATTTATACGCCGAAGAATTATTTCGAACGCTGCAATACGATGATGAAGAATATGGGGAATTATTCACGGCCGGCCGCGAAGATGGCTCCCGGGGTTATTCTCCACAACATCAAGGGGTTATTCTCCTCGTTTTTCCGCCAGCTCTTTTCTTCCTACGGGTTCGATTACCTGAAGTATATGATCCATTCGTTGTTCGGCAAAATGTCGCTTTTCGTTCTCGCTGTATCAAAGGCCGTCATGGGATATCATCTTTTTAAGATCACCAACGAGATCGTGAAATCGGATAAGTTCAAACTCTATCTGGAAGAAAGACTGTATACGCTGGAAAACCGTCTGGATAGGATGAGCGACATCCATGTGGAAAAACCCGTGATCAAGCTGGTGATATTCCATAAAGACATGATGTCGAAAATACGCAGGAATTTTATCAAACTCAGCAAGAAAACGGATGCCAAACTCGAACATTCTCTCGACGCGTTTACCGCTAACGTCAAGGTTTACCTGAACGAATTTGTCGTACTGGTTCGTGAAAAAGCCCGGAGTTTGGATCTGCGCGACTTAAAGAATAATCTCGAAAAGATTAA